The Nocardioides zeae genome includes the window TGGTCGGAGCGAGAAGCATGACCAGCTTCCGGATTGAGGAGGTCGCCTTCCGGGCGCCCGACGTCGCCGCCTGGGCCCAGCTCGAACCCAGGTTCCGCAACTGGCCCGTGGTGTACACGCTCTCCGACGACAGGGACATCTACGTCGGCGAGTCACTCAACGTTGCAGGTCGGTTCAAGCAGCACCTGGACTCGCCCGGTCGCCAGCACCTGAGGGGCGCGCGGGTGGTGCTGGACGGGACCTTCAACAAGTCGGTCTGCCTGGATCTCGAGTCCTACCTCATCCGCCTGTTCGCAGGAGACGGCCGGTTCCAGGTGCTAAACGGCAACCACGGCATCACGAACGCCGACTACTACGGCCGCGAGCAGTATCGCGAGACCTTCCGCGAGGTCTTCGAGGCCCTCCGGGCGAAGGGCGCCTTCACGCGCCCGATCCACGAGATCGAGAACTCGGACCTCTTCAAGCTGTCGCCGTTCAAGGCGCTCACGCAGGAGCAGGCGATCGCGGTCGAGGACATCCTGTCGGGGTTGTTCGAGGACCTCGAGAGCGGAGCATCGAGTCGCATCGTCATCCAGGGCGGCCCGGGCACGGGCAAGACGGTCGTCGGCGTCTTTCTCATGAAGCTGCTGACTGACATCCGGAACGCAGACACCACCGCCCCGCCCGAGAGCGACGCGTTGCTGTCCGAGTTCTTCGTGCCCGGCTATCCCGAGCTCCTGCGCGACTTCCGTGTCGGCTTGGTGGTTCCCCAGCAGTCGCTGCGGTCGTCCATCCGGGGGGTCTTCCGCAAGACGCCCGGGCTCCGTCCAGCTCAGGTGCTGAGCCCGTTCGAGGTCGGGAACGCCACTGAGCGTTTCGACCTCCTTATCGTCGACGAGACGCACCGGTTGAACCAGCGCGCGGCGCAAGCAGCGGGTCCGCTGAACTCGATGTTCGCCGACATCAACCGCCGCTTGTTCGGGTCGGACGACCCGCGGTGGACCCAAGTGGACTGGATCGAGGCGCAAAGCCAGCACCAGGTCTACCTCGTCGACGGGGCGCAGTCGGTCCGGCCGGCGGACCTGCCTGCCGAGGCCACGGAGCAGCTCGTTGGCGCGGCCCGTCGGGAACGCCGGCTCTACCCGCTGACCTCCCAGATGCGCGTTGGAGCTGGCGATGACTACGTGGGCTACGTCAGGGGAGTGCTCGATGAATCGGTAAGGGAACGCCGCTCCTTCCCCGGCTACGACCTGCGCTTTTACGACGACTTCGCCGCGATGCGGGAGGAGATCTTCGAGCGGGACGCCGAGGTGGGGCTCGCTCGAGTGCTGGCCGGGTTCGCGTGGAAGTACGCGTCGAAGAAGGACCGGTCTGCCGTCGACATCCGCCTGGGAGGGTTGGACCTGCAGTGGAACGGCACCGATGTCGACTGGGTGAGCTCGCCCGGCTCGCTCGAGCAGGTCGGGTCCATCCACACGATCCAGGGATACGACCTCAACTACGCCGGGGTCGTCATCGGCCGGGACCTTCGATACGACCGTGAGTCAGGCCGCATCGTCTTCGACCGGCAGCACTACTTCGATCCGCGCGGGACGACGAACAACAAGCTGTTGGGCATCACCTACACCGATGAGGACGTGCTGCGCTTCGTCCGGAACATATACGCCGTGCTGCTGACCCGGGGCATGCGCGGGACGTACGTGTATGTCTGCGACGAGGCGCTTCGGGAGAGGTTGCGCGGCTTCTTCTGACGAGGGCGTCGACCACAACTAGAGTCCGGTCGTGCCATTGGTAAGAAGACTTGAGCGCGATGAGCGATCCACGAGCAAGCCGCACCCGACCGAGATCGACTGCCGTTGACACCCGGGCAGTGGTAAGGCGACCTGATCATCCGCCGCAGGCCGTTCGGCGTTGATCAACCTGGTCGAACGCTCCACCCGCTACGCCGTGATCCGACGGCTACCGCTAAACCACTTCTCCACCCGCGTGGCTGTGGCCGTGATCGCGATGATGGCACCCTGCCCGCACCGCCCTAGGACTCCGACTGGTCGATGATCTGCGCGAACTCCTCCGGCGAAATTACTGCAATGCGGAACTCCCGAGCCTTGGCACGGACCGCCTTGTCGCGGGTGACGATGACCCACGCGTCCGGGAACAGAAACGGTTCCTGCTGCTCCTGGAGGACAAGTGCTGTCGCAACGAGTACTGGGTCGGCCGCACCCTTATTGGCATAGAGGTCAACCAGCGAGGAGTCGCCCACCGGAACCGTTCTCATCACCTCGCCGAGCTTGCGAAGGATGGCGGGACTTACTGGTTCCGTG containing:
- a CDS encoding DNA/RNA helicase domain-containing protein; amino-acid sequence: MTSFRIEEVAFRAPDVAAWAQLEPRFRNWPVVYTLSDDRDIYVGESLNVAGRFKQHLDSPGRQHLRGARVVLDGTFNKSVCLDLESYLIRLFAGDGRFQVLNGNHGITNADYYGREQYRETFREVFEALRAKGAFTRPIHEIENSDLFKLSPFKALTQEQAIAVEDILSGLFEDLESGASSRIVIQGGPGTGKTVVGVFLMKLLTDIRNADTTAPPESDALLSEFFVPGYPELLRDFRVGLVVPQQSLRSSIRGVFRKTPGLRPAQVLSPFEVGNATERFDLLIVDETHRLNQRAAQAAGPLNSMFADINRRLFGSDDPRWTQVDWIEAQSQHQVYLVDGAQSVRPADLPAEATEQLVGAARRERRLYPLTSQMRVGAGDDYVGYVRGVLDESVRERRSFPGYDLRFYDDFAAMREEIFERDAEVGLARVLAGFAWKYASKKDRSAVDIRLGGLDLQWNGTDVDWVSSPGSLEQVGSIHTIQGYDLNYAGVVIGRDLRYDRESGRIVFDRQHYFDPRGTTNNKLLGITYTDEDVLRFVRNIYAVLLTRGMRGTYVYVCDEALRERLRGFF